One part of the Ursus arctos isolate Adak ecotype North America unplaced genomic scaffold, UrsArc2.0 scaffold_14, whole genome shotgun sequence genome encodes these proteins:
- the LOC113242636 gene encoding olfactory receptor 24-like, with product MEPRNQSSTSEFILLGLSENPEQDTILFALFLCMYVVMAMGNLSIILAISSDSHLHAPMYFFLANLSLVDFGLATNTVPKMLVNIQTKSKSISYPCCLTQMYFFHFFGIVDSVLIAVMAYDRFVAICHPLHYTTIMSPRLCGLLAGGPWVFSCFISLTHILLMVRLVFCGNNKIPHYFCDLTPLLRLSCTDTSVNKIFVLTVAGMVIATPFLCILASYARIIVAIMKLPSAGGRKKAFSTCSSHLSVVALLYGTTIGVYLCPSSVRTAVKEKASAVMYTAVTPLLNPFIYSLRNRDLKGALRKLVNRKISSSS from the coding sequence ATGGAACCAAGGAATCAATCCAGCACATCCGAATTTATCCTCCTCGGACTTTCCGAAAATCCAGAGCAGGACACAATCCTTTTTGCTCTGTTCCTCTGCATGTATGTGGTCATGGCCATGGGAAACCTTTCAATCATCCTGGCCATCAGCTCCGACTCCCACCTCCACGCACCCATGTACTTCTTCTTAGCCAACCTGTCTTTGGTTGATTTCGGTCTGGCCACCAACACAgtccccaagatgctggtgaACATCCAAACCAAAAGCAAGTCAATCTCCTATCCCTGCTGCCTCACCCAGATgtactttttccatttctttggtaTTGTTGACAGTGTTTTAATTGCTGTGATGGCTTATGACAGGTTTGTGGCTATATGTCACCCCTTACACTACACCACCATCATGAGCCCACGCCTCTGTGGCCTGCTGGCTGGTGGCCCATGGGTGTTTTCCTGCTTCATCTCCCTCACTCATATCCTCTTGATGGTGCGCCTGGTTTTCTGTGGGAACAACAAGATTCCTCACTACTTCTGTGACCTCACTCCTCTTCTCAGGCTTTCTTGCACTGACACCTCTGTGAACAAGATCTTTGTGCTCACCGTGGCCGGGATGGTGATAGCCACGCCTTTCCTCTGCATCCTGGCCTCCTATGCTCGCATCATTGTGGCCATCATGAAGCTCCCCTCTGCAGGGGGCAGGAAGAAAGCCTTTTCCACCTGCAGCTCCCATCTGTCTGTGGTTGCTCTCCTTTATGGGACCACCATTGGGGTCTATTTGTGTCCTTCCTCTGTGCGCACAGCTGTGAAGGAGAAAGCCTCTGCTGTGATGTACACGGCAGTCACCCCCCTGCTGAACCCCTttatctacagcctgaggaaccgGGATCTGAAGGGCGCCCTGAGGAAGCTTGTCAACAGAAAAATTTCTTCATCTTCCTGA